Proteins from a single region of Zavarzinia compransoris:
- the rsmH gene encoding 16S rRNA (cytosine(1402)-N(4))-methyltransferase RsmH, producing MNTDGPHISVLGREVAEVLALQPGETVVDGTFGAGGYSRAFLAAGPAHVIGIDRDPTAVARGRALEAEHPGRFTMLHGCFGDMAGLLAAHGIGGVDGVALDLGVSSMQFDEAARGFSFREDGPLDMRMGGSGRSAADLVNETAEDDLANLIYDYGEERASRRIARFIVAARDEAPVTRTRQLADIVARAIGRGAERDRIHPATRTFQALRIAVNDELGELDRGLAAAEQVLRPGGRLAVVSFHSLEDRAVKRFLQQRAGAEGGPSRHAPVRAGGRAPSFDLLFRGAVKPTDEEIRVNPRSRSARLRAARRTAAPAWAASEEGRR from the coding sequence ATCAATACCGACGGCCCCCATATCTCCGTCCTCGGCCGCGAGGTGGCGGAGGTCCTGGCGCTCCAGCCGGGCGAGACCGTGGTCGACGGCACCTTCGGCGCCGGTGGCTACAGCCGCGCCTTCCTGGCCGCGGGGCCTGCCCATGTCATCGGCATCGACCGCGATCCGACCGCGGTCGCCCGCGGCCGCGCCCTGGAGGCCGAGCATCCGGGCCGCTTCACCATGCTTCACGGCTGCTTCGGCGACATGGCCGGCCTGCTGGCGGCCCACGGCATCGGCGGGGTCGACGGGGTCGCCCTCGACCTCGGCGTGTCCTCCATGCAGTTCGACGAGGCGGCGCGCGGCTTTTCCTTCCGCGAGGACGGCCCCCTGGACATGCGCATGGGCGGCAGCGGGCGAAGCGCCGCCGACCTCGTTAACGAGACGGCGGAAGACGACCTCGCCAACCTGATCTACGACTACGGCGAGGAGCGGGCCTCGCGCCGCATCGCCCGCTTCATCGTCGCCGCGCGCGACGAGGCGCCGGTCACCCGTACCCGGCAACTGGCCGATATCGTCGCCCGCGCCATCGGCCGCGGCGCCGAGCGCGACCGCATCCACCCGGCGACCCGCACCTTCCAGGCGCTGCGCATCGCCGTGAACGACGAATTGGGCGAGCTCGACCGCGGCCTTGCCGCCGCCGAACAGGTGCTGCGCCCCGGCGGCCGGCTGGCGGTCGTTTCCTTCCACAGTCTCGAAGATCGCGCCGTGAAGCGGTTCCTTCAGCAGCGCGCAGGGGCAGAGGGTGGCCCCTCGCGCCACGCGCCCGTCCGTGCCGGCGGACGGGCGCCCAGTTTCGACCTCCTGTTCCGCGGCGCGGTCAAGCCGACGGACGAGGAGATCCGCGTCAATCCCCGTTCCCGCTCCGCCCGCCTGCGCGCCGCGCGCCGGACGGCGGCGCCGGCCTGGGCCGCATCCGAGGAGGGCCGCCGATGA